One Psychrobacillus glaciei genomic region harbors:
- a CDS encoding two-component system regulatory protein YycI, protein MDWNKTKTIFIIVFSILNVFLFSLYLNRYNDAQDIEVRSDTPIEERFLLDNIKVPKMESDILGASYVSGNLHTFSTEELDNLPNQKVEVKSSYQLTSTFDKPLPITEENKLEKVLQENIIRGNSYGLWSIDEENHSVTFFQKVNNRLVYNNKYAKLIVHFNDKQELVSYEQSLLDNLEDYNESKSLLSSMQAIKVLYKRGILKPDSTVKEANLGYSTLAQLEGTQVFAPTWHILVKLSDETSEEYFVNAVEGRIIEIPKESEQTEVK, encoded by the coding sequence TTGGATTGGAATAAAACAAAAACTATATTTATTATTGTTTTTTCTATTTTAAATGTATTTTTATTTTCTCTTTACTTAAATAGATATAATGATGCGCAGGATATAGAAGTTCGTAGCGATACTCCAATAGAGGAACGATTCTTACTTGATAATATTAAAGTTCCAAAAATGGAATCTGACATTTTAGGAGCATCTTATGTTTCAGGAAATCTTCATACTTTTAGTACAGAAGAATTAGATAACTTACCAAACCAAAAAGTAGAAGTAAAAAGCAGCTATCAACTTACTAGTACATTTGATAAACCACTTCCAATTACGGAAGAAAACAAGTTGGAAAAAGTACTTCAAGAAAATATAATACGTGGAAATTCTTATGGATTATGGAGCATAGATGAGGAAAATCACTCCGTTACATTCTTTCAAAAAGTAAATAATCGACTAGTTTATAATAATAAATATGCAAAGTTAATTGTTCATTTTAATGATAAACAAGAGCTCGTTAGTTATGAACAAAGTCTCTTGGATAATCTAGAAGACTATAATGAATCGAAAAGCTTATTGTCATCTATGCAAGCGATTAAAGTTCTATATAAACGCGGGATACTAAAGCCTGATTCTACAGTAAAAGAAGCTAATTTAGGATACTCTACATTAGCCCAACTAGAGGGAACGCAAGTATTTGCACCCACCTGGCATATATTAGTTAAACTTTCAGATGAAACGTCGGAAGAATACTTTGTAAATGCAGTCGAAGGAAGAATAATTGAAATTCCAAAAGAGTCGGAACAAACAGAAGTAAAGTAA
- a CDS encoding IS3 family transposase (programmed frameshift): MGKNVYTSEIKWAVVKEKMSGKLTTKEIMEKYGIKNKSQVETWMRWYRANEIHRFDQPIGKQYTFGHGPDFKSEEEKKDTQMNHLKMENEILKKVFGNDKGVEKHIVLQIVEKFRKNYTVSVILSALEIPRSSFYRWLAEGVEKILTLAEEAIIELCKKTKYRNGHRKIKALLKRDYGIKLDRNTVQKTMQKFHLQCKVKQKRKWKSQGESVVIAPNVLNRNFIASKPNEKWVTDITYIQYGSVTLYLSTIMDLYNNEIVTYKLYNHQQTPLVMDTLREALIARGNPQGVIVHSDQGSVYTSYAYQNALKENHLVSSMSRRGNCWDNAVIESFHSSLKTEEFSLAKFNSLSNVSVVQRIDEYIHHYNEERIQEKLGYLTPKEFGIAAA; the protein is encoded by the exons ATGGGCAAAAACGTGTATACAAGCGAGATTAAATGGGCAGTCGTCAAAGAAAAAATGAGTGGTAAACTAACAACGAAAGAAATTATGGAGAAATACGGAATTAAGAATAAATCTCAAGTTGAGACATGGATGAGATGGTATAGAGCGAATGAAATTCATCGTTTTGACCAACCGATTGGGAAACAATATACGTTTGGGCATGGGCCTGATTTTAAAAGTGAAGAAGAGAAGAAAGATACGCAGATGAACCATTTAAAAATGGAGAATGAGATTCTAA AAAAAGTATTTGGAAATGATAAAGGAGTTGAAAAACACATAGTTCTTCAAATCGTGGAAAAGTTCCGGAAAAACTATACAGTAAGTGTCATTTTATCAGCCTTAGAAATACCACGTTCCAGCTTTTATCGTTGGTTAGCTGAAGGTGTTGAGAAGATTTTAACCTTAGCAGAAGAAGCAATCATCGAACTATGCAAGAAAACGAAATACCGCAATGGTCATCGTAAAATAAAGGCGTTATTGAAAAGAGATTATGGAATTAAATTAGACCGCAATACCGTTCAGAAAACCATGCAAAAGTTTCATCTTCAATGCAAAGTAAAGCAAAAAAGAAAATGGAAATCTCAAGGTGAGTCAGTAGTAATTGCCCCAAATGTATTGAATCGTAACTTTATAGCTAGTAAACCGAACGAAAAATGGGTAACGGATATTACGTATATTCAATATGGTAGCGTCACATTATATCTTTCGACGATCATGGATTTATATAACAATGAAATTGTCACTTATAAGCTTTATAATCACCAACAGACTCCGTTAGTCATGGATACGTTGCGTGAAGCGTTAATAGCTCGCGGAAACCCCCAAGGAGTTATTGTTCATTCTGATCAAGGAAGTGTCTATACATCGTATGCTTATCAAAATGCCTTGAAGGAAAACCATTTAGTTAGCAGTATGTCCAGACGTGGAAACTGTTGGGATAATGCAGTAATTGAGTCCTTTCATTCTAGTTTAAAAACAGAAGAGTTTAGCCTAGCCAAGTTTAATTCATTAAGTAATGTCAGTGTTGTGCAAAGAATTGACGAGTATATTCATCATTACAATGAAGAACGGATCCAAGAAAAATTAGGCTACCTTACGCCAAAAGAATTTGGCATTGCGGCAGCCTAA
- a CDS encoding MBL fold metallo-hydrolase — protein MRFSVLASGSSGNAVYVESDEHSFLVDVGLSGKKMEQLFSEIGRDIKKLSGIFITHEHSDHIKGLGVVARKHGVPIFANEKTWSAMDSLIGNVSVNQRFQFDMETVKTFGSIDIQSFAVSHDSIDPMFYIFHENGRKLVLITDTGYVSDRMKGHIKGADSFVFESNHDVSMLQMGRYPWSVKRRILSDVGHVSNEDAAVAMSEVVDIKKTNIYLSHLSKDNNMKDLARMSVTQTLESCGIITGEYVHLHDTDANVPTELVVV, from the coding sequence ATGAGATTTAGTGTATTAGCAAGTGGCAGTAGTGGAAATGCAGTTTACGTGGAAAGTGATGAGCATTCCTTTTTAGTAGATGTGGGACTAAGCGGTAAGAAAATGGAGCAACTCTTTAGTGAAATTGGTCGCGATATAAAAAAACTTTCAGGTATTTTTATTACACACGAGCATAGTGATCATATTAAAGGACTTGGTGTAGTTGCAAGGAAACACGGGGTGCCTATTTTTGCTAATGAAAAAACATGGTCAGCGATGGATTCGCTAATTGGAAATGTATCCGTAAACCAAAGATTTCAATTTGACATGGAAACGGTCAAAACATTTGGTTCAATCGATATACAGTCATTTGCAGTATCCCACGATTCGATAGATCCTATGTTTTATATTTTTCATGAAAATGGTCGCAAACTTGTCTTGATTACGGACACTGGTTACGTAAGTGACCGTATGAAAGGACATATTAAGGGAGCCGATTCCTTTGTCTTTGAGAGTAATCATGATGTAAGTATGCTTCAAATGGGACGCTATCCTTGGTCTGTAAAGCGACGAATCTTAAGTGATGTAGGACATGTATCCAATGAGGATGCCGCTGTTGCGATGAGTGAAGTTGTGGATATTAAGAAGACAAATATTTATTTATCTCATTTAAGTAAAGACAATAATATGAAAGATCTTGCTCGTATGAGTGTTACTCAAACACTTGAATCTTGCGGGATTATTACGGGAGAATATGTACATCTCCATGATACAGATGCAAATGTACCAACTGAATTAGTTGTTGTGTAA